From the Desulfosarcina sp. BuS5 genome, one window contains:
- the guaA gene encoding glutamine-hydrolyzing GMP synthase — protein MILIIDFGSQYNQLIARRVRECRVYCRIEPPGIDFDYIKELHPEGIILSGGPSSIYDQGSPVIDHRVFEMNIPVLGICYGMQYMVDSLGGSVRQAEKREYGFAELNIKKDLGIFKGIEKKTDCWMSHGDSMEKAPAGFAIAASTENTKAAAIVNSSKKFYGFQFHPEVQHTSKGKLMLKNFLFDACGCQRTWTMKKFAGDSIEEIRKRVKKKKVILGLSGGVDSSVTAMLIHKAIGKQLTCIFVDNGLLRKNEAEKLKITLEQHLDLNIHFVNAEKKFLDALDKVTDPEQKRKIIGKIFIGIFESEAKKIKGAEFLAQGTLYPDIIESQSAFGGPTAVIKSHHNVGGLPEKMKLKLIEPLKHLFKDEVRLLGGEIGLPDELIWRQPFPGPGLGVRIIGYITKKRLDILRNVDEIIMEEIKKSGYYKKLWQSFAVLLPIKSVGVMGDKRTYENITAIRAVTSDDAMTADWAKLPHKLLGTISNRIINEVSGVNRVVYDISSKPPSTIEWE, from the coding sequence ATGATTCTTATCATTGATTTTGGATCACAATATAACCAGTTAATAGCTCGTCGTGTACGAGAATGCCGTGTCTATTGCCGGATAGAACCTCCCGGTATAGATTTTGACTATATAAAAGAACTTCACCCTGAGGGAATAATTTTGTCGGGTGGGCCTTCAAGTATTTACGACCAGGGCAGCCCCGTGATCGATCACAGGGTCTTTGAAATGAACATTCCTGTTCTCGGAATCTGTTATGGCATGCAGTACATGGTTGATTCGCTTGGAGGATCGGTCCGGCAAGCGGAAAAACGTGAATATGGTTTTGCAGAGCTCAATATCAAGAAGGATTTGGGGATTTTTAAAGGTATTGAAAAAAAGACGGATTGCTGGATGAGTCATGGTGATTCCATGGAAAAAGCGCCGGCAGGCTTTGCAATAGCAGCCTCTACGGAAAATACAAAGGCCGCTGCAATAGTTAACAGCAGCAAGAAATTTTATGGCTTTCAGTTTCATCCTGAGGTGCAGCATACATCCAAAGGAAAACTAATGCTTAAAAATTTTCTTTTTGATGCATGTGGCTGCCAACGAACATGGACTATGAAAAAATTTGCCGGGGATTCTATTGAAGAAATACGAAAGAGAGTAAAAAAAAAAAAAGTTATCCTTGGGTTAAGCGGTGGTGTTGATTCATCTGTTACAGCCATGCTGATCCATAAGGCCATAGGAAAACAGCTCACCTGTATCTTTGTAGATAACGGTTTGTTGCGCAAAAATGAAGCTGAAAAACTTAAAATAACCCTTGAGCAGCATCTTGACCTTAATATACATTTTGTAAATGCAGAGAAAAAATTTCTGGATGCCCTGGACAAGGTGACAGATCCTGAGCAAAAGAGAAAAATTATAGGAAAAATATTTATTGGTATATTTGAATCTGAAGCGAAAAAAATCAAGGGAGCTGAATTCCTGGCCCAAGGGACTCTGTACCCGGATATTATTGAATCACAATCTGCATTCGGAGGCCCGACGGCAGTGATAAAATCACATCATAATGTGGGGGGGCTTCCTGAAAAAATGAAATTAAAACTAATCGAGCCATTAAAACATCTTTTTAAAGACGAGGTGCGATTATTAGGCGGGGAGATAGGTCTTCCGGACGAATTAATATGGCGCCAGCCATTCCCTGGTCCTGGCCTTGGTGTAAGGATAATCGGTTATATTACCAAAAAAAGGCTGGATATTTTAAGAAATGTTGACGAGATAATTATGGAAGAAATCAAGAAATCCGGGTATTATAAAAAATTGTGGCAATCTTTTGCGGTGCTTTTGCCCATTAAGAGCGTGGGGGTAATGGGAGACAAGCGTACATATGAGAATATTACGGCAATCCGTGCAGTTACAAGCGATGATGCAATGACGGCGGATTGGGCAAAACTGCCGCATAAACTTCTGGGAACAATTTCCAACAGAATAATCAATGAAGTGTCGGGAGTTAACCGGGTGGTGTACGATATTAGCTCAAAACCGCCGAGTACTATTGAATGGGAGTGA
- a CDS encoding response regulator encodes MNDNMETKKLYSRFEYLEKSLRFINNSLEMVLTLGDFQENINKKDDPARILKDTEERVNKLIKFEACALYLIDEESADFILKQCGQSRFKEYIEDEVKFMTDKGFFAWALREKKGIFILSKDQARKFLLHPIATYSGIRGMFVGLMPDNKLEIPDGSTSLLSLILLNAANALESIEFHNLMHQQNFILEKKVEKRTIELQQAVERSKELALAANLAEKAKSRFLANMSHEIRTPMNGVIGFADMLLDTELNEEQNDFVMTIKRSGDALLLLINDILDFSKIEADEIDFEELDFDLELLAYDVCELIRPKIESKPIEILCRIDENLPAKVNGDPLRIRQVLTNLMGNAPKFTEAGEIELSIDVEKEENDRIMVHAKIRDTGIGIENDKLDSIFEPFQQADGSTTRKYGGTGLGLSICKKMSNLMQGDAWVESEVNKGSIFHFTAWLKQAENKKDKKPARFTPVVLSGKNVLIVDDNLTHLDILTHLLKNAGMNVTALNKSEDTLPALQKTINNGGKFDLCILDILMPGLNGYDLAKQIRISGFKDLPVIALSSVSGRDTERFEEAGFDGFFAKPVRREKLYRMMERILGAGKDQRGKGLILEPKISTRYSIREEMKHSTSILLAEDNPVNQKLTKMMLTKAGYKVAVANNGKEALEKYTVAPDKFDLIFMDIQMPEMDGFEATQKIREWEDSSSSAQQIKSIPIVAMTANAMKGDREMCLEAGMDDYVTKPIKREIVFAAIENHILKNQ; translated from the coding sequence ATGAATGATAACATGGAAACAAAAAAGCTTTATTCCCGCTTTGAGTATTTGGAAAAGAGCCTTCGTTTTATCAACAACTCCCTTGAAATGGTGCTGACATTGGGAGATTTTCAGGAAAATATTAATAAAAAGGATGACCCTGCCCGGATTTTAAAAGATACTGAAGAACGGGTTAACAAGCTGATCAAGTTTGAGGCGTGCGCTTTATATCTTATAGATGAGGAGAGCGCGGATTTTATATTAAAGCAGTGCGGGCAAAGCCGGTTTAAAGAGTATATCGAAGATGAAGTGAAATTTATGACCGACAAAGGCTTTTTTGCATGGGCCCTGCGGGAAAAAAAAGGGATTTTTATTTTATCCAAAGATCAGGCCAGAAAATTTTTACTGCATCCGATAGCCACCTATTCCGGGATAAGAGGCATGTTCGTCGGCTTGATGCCGGATAACAAACTTGAAATACCGGATGGCTCCACAAGTCTTTTGTCTTTGATTTTGCTTAACGCTGCCAATGCACTGGAGAGCATTGAATTTCACAATTTAATGCATCAGCAAAATTTTATTTTAGAGAAAAAGGTTGAAAAAAGGACTATAGAGCTGCAGCAGGCGGTCGAGCGCTCCAAAGAGCTGGCGCTTGCTGCCAATCTGGCTGAAAAGGCCAAGAGCCGGTTTCTGGCCAATATGAGCCATGAAATCCGTACCCCGATGAATGGGGTTATCGGTTTTGCAGACATGCTTCTGGACACTGAACTTAACGAAGAGCAGAATGATTTTGTAATGACTATCAAAAGAAGCGGTGATGCACTCCTCCTGTTGATTAACGACATACTCGATTTTTCCAAAATCGAAGCCGATGAAATCGATTTTGAAGAGCTGGACTTTGACCTTGAGCTTCTTGCTTACGATGTTTGTGAACTAATCCGCCCGAAAATAGAATCAAAACCGATTGAAATTTTGTGCCGGATTGATGAAAACCTGCCGGCGAAAGTCAATGGAGACCCGTTGCGGATAAGACAGGTTTTGACAAATCTAATGGGCAATGCGCCCAAGTTTACCGAAGCAGGTGAGATAGAACTCTCCATTGATGTTGAAAAAGAAGAAAATGACAGGATCATGGTCCATGCAAAAATAAGAGACACAGGCATTGGTATTGAAAATGACAAATTAGATTCCATTTTTGAGCCTTTTCAGCAGGCAGATGGTTCAACCACAAGAAAATACGGCGGCACCGGCCTTGGCCTTTCGATATGCAAAAAAATGTCGAATCTGATGCAGGGAGACGCCTGGGTTGAAAGTGAAGTTAACAAGGGAAGCATATTTCACTTCACCGCATGGCTGAAACAAGCAGAAAACAAAAAAGATAAAAAACCCGCAAGATTCACGCCGGTGGTTCTGTCCGGCAAGAATGTTCTTATTGTTGATGACAACCTGACCCATCTGGATATCCTGACCCATCTCCTTAAGAACGCCGGAATGAATGTTACAGCGCTGAATAAAAGTGAAGATACCCTTCCCGCCCTGCAAAAAACGATAAATAACGGCGGCAAGTTCGACCTGTGCATTCTGGATATCCTGATGCCTGGGTTAAACGGATATGATCTTGCAAAGCAAATAAGAATTTCCGGTTTTAAAGATCTTCCTGTCATCGCTCTCTCTTCCGTATCCGGGCGGGATACCGAAAGATTTGAAGAAGCAGGCTTTGACGGCTTTTTTGCCAAACCGGTCCGCAGGGAAAAACTGTATCGGATGATGGAAAGGATATTAGGAGCCGGCAAAGATCAACGCGGAAAGGGGCTGATCCTGGAGCCAAAAATTTCAACCCGGTATTCGATCAGGGAAGAAATGAAACATTCTACCAGTATTCTTCTGGCTGAAGACAACCCCGTCAACCAGAAGCTGACCAAGATGATGCTGACCAAAGCCGGATATAAGGTAGCGGTCGCTAACAACGGCAAGGAGGCCCTTGAAAAATATACAGTCGCACCTGACAAGTTTGATCTTATCTTTATGGATATCCAGATGCCGGAAATGGATGGATTTGAAGCTACTCAAAAAATCAGGGAATGGGAAGATAGCAGCTCAAGCGCTCAACAGATTAAAAGCATACCTATAGTAGCCATGACTGCCAACGCCATGAAGGGCGACAGGGAGATGTGTCTTGAAGCAGGCATGGACGACTATGTAACAAAGCCGATTAAAAGGGAGATCGTCTTTGCTGCCATAGAAAATCATATCCTTAAAAACCAATAG
- a CDS encoding HDOD domain-containing protein — protein sequence MQRVALEQLKEGMVLFEEARDIKGRLLLGEGSEIKSSHISIFKKWGITEVTISGEADDKEDDKTGIDLELFERTAKNVKNIFQHAGLSHPFMKELFRLSVSHRFHANDFEPLHRINIPEADEQNNVIKVNLRNELSKKSIKLPEISTIISDLNEVINDPQSSAEDVGTVVNKSPSLSARLLKIVNSSFYGFRSKIDSISRAVAVIGTREIASLAIGLSAIAVFKGIPKEIADMRLFLKHSLACGLLARIIAAHNNIPQTEQLFVAGLLHDIGRVVIYKDFPDQAAILFRLCAGGNELLFQEEKNRLGCKHTDVGKILLTKWNLPETLVQSVFYHHSPSKAREPAWPSIVHLSDIIVNALGFGSSGERFVPQLDEKALENISFPPAILAMIVKQATHQFTSFVSFLKE from the coding sequence ATGCAGAGAGTAGCCTTGGAACAATTAAAGGAAGGGATGGTCCTGTTTGAGGAGGCCAGAGATATCAAGGGAAGACTTCTTTTAGGTGAAGGATCCGAAATTAAATCCAGCCATATCAGCATTTTTAAAAAATGGGGAATAACAGAAGTGACTATTTCCGGTGAAGCCGATGACAAGGAAGATGATAAAACCGGCATAGATTTGGAGCTGTTTGAGAGAACCGCAAAAAACGTAAAAAATATTTTTCAGCACGCCGGCCTGAGCCATCCATTCATGAAGGAGTTATTCAGGCTTTCCGTATCACACAGGTTCCATGCCAATGATTTTGAGCCTCTCCATAGGATCAATATTCCCGAAGCTGACGAGCAAAATAATGTTATAAAGGTAAATCTGAGAAACGAATTATCAAAAAAAAGTATTAAACTTCCGGAAATCTCCACCATAATTTCCGATCTGAATGAGGTTATCAATGATCCCCAAAGCTCGGCTGAAGATGTTGGAACAGTGGTTAACAAAAGCCCCAGCCTGTCCGCGAGGCTTTTAAAGATTGTCAACTCATCCTTTTATGGTTTCAGATCCAAGATAGATAGCATATCCAGGGCAGTTGCTGTGATCGGCACAAGAGAAATCGCCAGTCTTGCAATCGGCCTCAGCGCTATCGCCGTTTTTAAAGGTATTCCAAAAGAAATAGCAGATATGCGTCTATTCCTGAAACATAGCCTGGCATGCGGTCTGCTGGCCAGGATTATAGCAGCTCATAATAATATCCCGCAAACAGAGCAGCTTTTTGTGGCCGGTTTGCTCCATGACATCGGCAGGGTGGTCATATATAAGGATTTTCCGGACCAGGCAGCAATTCTTTTCCGGCTGTGCGCAGGCGGGAATGAGCTTCTTTTCCAGGAAGAAAAAAACCGGCTGGGATGCAAACATACCGATGTCGGCAAAATTTTGCTTACAAAATGGAACCTTCCTGAAACACTGGTGCAAAGCGTATTTTACCATCATAGTCCTTCCAAGGCTCGCGAACCTGCCTGGCCGTCCATTGTCCATTTGTCGGATATAATTGTAAACGCTTTGGGATTTGGCAGCAGCGGTGAAAGGTTTGTCCCGCAGCTTGACGAGAAGGCTTTGGAGAATATAAGCTTTCCACCCGCTATTCTCGCAATGATAGTTAAACAGGCAACCCATCAGTTTACTTCTTTTGTGTCTTTCTTGAAGGAATGA
- a CDS encoding FAD-binding oxidoreductase: MTVKIDKLTKDMVSIVGKEHAISDLASRIVFAQDPQNFDLEEHNIPYVVVRPSKTEEVSQILKYANEKKINVHTHGSGSSFAGLARPKINCILLDTRRMNKMEVFPERGFFEVGPGAHLAEVEKELAKYNAMLPINLGSQLIASIGGAVSVNTSGHMVDAAIGKPGDFVLGLEVVLPTGEILQTGSESPRRPAGVELTRLFIGSEGLLDIKTKIRMRLVPLAAFQNIVVYYDHVDGILDTVMEMYKRCIPAPVFYEFLDEKSAKIGFQAVGLPEPAGPVSMIRIANVSKAGSEELSKEFLEFLKFGKPTEIKLVTDNEEWTKLWTARAEFANYLFRGGLTWWSEISTRADKLKEAFHEVEALAKGLQSYENPEFYSYGHIGAPTIHARVFWPKKDIPIEDRKAIGLEWRTKTEEINIKYFGCGGEVGLTASRVNSFIRKKYGEQYYEILVKLKNLFDPEGILNKGNLEGWA, from the coding sequence ATGACGGTCAAGATAGATAAACTGACTAAGGATATGGTCAGTATTGTTGGTAAAGAGCATGCGATTAGTGACTTGGCCAGCAGGATAGTGTTTGCCCAAGATCCACAAAACTTTGATTTGGAGGAACATAACATCCCGTATGTTGTAGTCCGGCCTTCTAAAACGGAAGAAGTTTCACAGATATTGAAATATGCTAATGAAAAAAAAATTAACGTGCATACACATGGTTCCGGCAGTTCCTTTGCCGGTCTGGCGCGGCCAAAGATAAATTGTATATTATTAGATACAAGACGGATGAATAAGATGGAGGTGTTTCCGGAAAGAGGTTTTTTTGAAGTCGGTCCCGGCGCTCATCTTGCCGAAGTAGAAAAGGAATTGGCAAAATATAACGCTATGCTTCCCATAAATTTAGGAAGTCAGCTAATAGCAAGTATTGGAGGGGCCGTCTCCGTAAACACGAGTGGTCACATGGTGGATGCCGCCATTGGCAAACCCGGCGATTTTGTATTGGGACTGGAAGTAGTATTACCTACAGGGGAGATCCTGCAAACAGGATCAGAATCGCCGCGAAGGCCTGCAGGGGTTGAGCTTACCAGGTTGTTTATTGGCTCAGAGGGGCTTTTGGATATAAAAACCAAGATCAGAATGAGATTAGTTCCTTTAGCCGCGTTTCAGAATATTGTGGTTTATTATGACCATGTTGATGGCATACTGGATACGGTTATGGAAATGTATAAACGATGCATTCCGGCTCCTGTCTTCTATGAATTTTTGGACGAAAAGTCGGCTAAAATAGGCTTCCAGGCAGTAGGTCTTCCCGAACCGGCCGGCCCTGTTTCAATGATACGTATCGCTAACGTGAGTAAGGCCGGAAGTGAAGAATTGTCAAAGGAGTTTTTAGAATTTCTGAAGTTTGGTAAGCCTACGGAAATCAAGTTGGTTACTGACAACGAAGAGTGGACAAAATTATGGACTGCGAGGGCTGAATTTGCTAATTACCTTTTTCGTGGGGGGCTGACATGGTGGAGTGAAATATCCACGAGGGCGGATAAGCTAAAGGAAGCCTTTCATGAAGTGGAGGCACTCGCGAAGGGCTTGCAGAGTTACGAAAACCCGGAATTTTATTCCTACGGTCATATTGGAGCACCAACTATTCATGCACGTGTTTTTTGGCCCAAAAAAGATATCCCTATCGAAGATCGGAAGGCAATAGGCCTGGAATGGAGGACAAAGACGGAAGAAATAAATATAAAATATTTTGGATGCGGTGGAGAGGTAGGACTCACAGCTAGCAGGGTGAATTCATTTATCAGGAAGAAATATGGTGAACAATATTATGAAATTCTGGTCAAGTTAAAGAACCTTTTCGATCCTGAGGGGATACTAAATAAGGGGAATTTGGAAGGATGGGCATAG
- a CDS encoding (Fe-S)-binding protein, which yields MGIVEKRERLEIKSKNELLEELSKCRRCRFCLDACEVYQQSENSEVMSGYGRVQLLRLLLDNTVKLDDAVVYPIYSCLQCGRCTIVCKNKGQNLEVSELIRIGRSLLANELARQKGK from the coding sequence ATGGGCATAGTAGAAAAAAGAGAAAGGCTAGAAATAAAAAGCAAAAATGAACTACTTGAGGAACTCTCTAAGTGTAGACGATGTCGTTTCTGCCTTGATGCATGTGAAGTCTATCAACAATCAGAGAATAGCGAAGTTATGTCGGGATACGGCAGAGTACAATTGTTGAGGCTTCTTCTTGATAATACTGTTAAATTGGATGATGCGGTAGTATACCCCATTTATTCTTGTCTCCAATGCGGTCGTTGTACCATTGTATGTAAAAATAAGGGACAAAATCTTGAGGTTTCGGAATTAATAAGAATCGGAAGGTCTTTACTGGCTAACGAATTGGCAAGACAAAAGGGGAAATGA
- a CDS encoding (Fe-S)-binding protein has translation MEKIKVLISQLLSSLIDNIQRTGDPLGIKKVYWADWAEGLNLPRTGETVLLTGRMYQMLPYITKAVSLLSQTEKFLSKKILGDIVRRGSKLAGEKALTWGARKEEELLSKGVRSLRGIVKALSAIGLHPAYLYEDEPYSGVMLYDLGLDETLAEHIDKVYRLLKEHGVKEVICVDPHTTLMLKNVYPQYISGYDLRVRHYLEVLDEQVTEIEKNRKGKIEEKFVMHDSCVMARDLSIIEPQRRLLKAIGVQLLEPEHTKLDTLCCGGPIEYAFLDLASRVSRNRIEKLAEISTHIALTCPICLLNLARYEQELGIKVSDVGEILDMAF, from the coding sequence GTGGAAAAGATTAAGGTATTAATTTCACAGTTATTGTCGTCGTTGATAGATAACATTCAAAGGACAGGTGACCCTCTTGGTATAAAAAAGGTATATTGGGCAGATTGGGCAGAGGGTCTTAATCTTCCCAGAACAGGCGAGACGGTACTGCTTACTGGGAGAATGTACCAGATGCTGCCCTATATTACTAAGGCTGTAAGCCTGCTATCCCAGACCGAGAAATTTCTTTCCAAGAAAATTCTTGGTGATATTGTAAGGCGCGGGAGCAAATTGGCCGGGGAAAAGGCATTAACATGGGGAGCTCGAAAAGAGGAAGAGCTGTTAAGCAAGGGGGTAAGATCGCTCCGGGGCATTGTCAAAGCCTTATCAGCAATAGGCCTGCACCCGGCTTATTTATATGAGGATGAACCTTATAGCGGTGTTATGTTATATGACCTCGGTTTGGATGAGACCCTTGCAGAACATATAGATAAAGTATATCGACTGCTTAAAGAACATGGTGTAAAAGAAGTGATCTGTGTCGACCCCCATACTACTCTTATGTTGAAAAATGTTTATCCCCAATATATCAGTGGGTATGACCTTAGGGTAAGGCATTACCTGGAGGTTTTAGATGAACAAGTTACAGAGATAGAAAAAAACCGGAAAGGGAAGATTGAAGAGAAATTCGTCATGCACGATTCTTGTGTCATGGCAAGGGATTTGTCTATAATTGAACCTCAAAGAAGGTTGTTAAAAGCCATAGGAGTTCAGTTATTGGAACCTGAACATACTAAATTGGACACATTGTGCTGTGGAGGACCTATAGAATATGCCTTCCTTGATTTAGCAAGTAGGGTGTCCCGTAATCGGATAGAGAAGTTGGCTGAGATATCAACACATATAGCGTTAACATGTCCAATTTGTCTCCTTAATTTAGCTCGTTATGAGCAGGAACTGGGGATTAAGGTCTCTGATGTAGGTGAAATTTTGGATATGGCTTTTTAA
- a CDS encoding 3D domain-containing protein, which produces MKYLIIILFVLIAGCAHPKIIRQMEITGYCGCGKCCGWERGSWKYLKLNFWNRYISAGRNKGKPYSGLTAGGTKPHEPAPGLFSVNSLTHPWMIPFRIIFFPWLLFPRDGTIAADTRFYPFGTRFYIPGYGYGRVEDRGSAIKGRKRLDLYFKSHQQALNWGRKRIDVRKE; this is translated from the coding sequence ATGAAATATTTAATAATTATATTGTTCGTTTTAATTGCCGGATGTGCCCATCCCAAGATTATACGTCAGATGGAAATTACGGGCTATTGCGGGTGCGGCAAGTGCTGTGGATGGGAGAGGGGCAGTTGGAAATATTTAAAACTTAATTTCTGGAATCGATATATAAGCGCCGGAAGGAATAAGGGTAAGCCCTATTCAGGGCTTACCGCCGGCGGAACAAAACCCCACGAGCCGGCTCCGGGACTATTTTCCGTGAACAGCCTCACACATCCCTGGATGATCCCTTTTCGTATTATATTCTTTCCATGGCTTCTATTTCCCCGGGACGGCACCATTGCGGCAGACACCAGGTTTTATCCTTTTGGTACCAGGTTTTATATTCCGGGATACGGATATGGCCGGGTAGAAGATCGGGGTTCTGCAATTAAAGGGAGAAAACGCCTTGATCTCTATTTTAAATCACATCAACAGGCTCTGAACTGGGGCAGAAAGAGGATTGACGTGCGAAAGGAATAG
- the coaE gene encoding dephospho-CoA kinase (Dephospho-CoA kinase (CoaE) performs the final step in coenzyme A biosynthesis.) — protein MVKQVDWEKLVRRMELLMRLKHFPVAFKMLKKKEELEKIPFMRKPGNKVTLCQLVSLVRSFDWTVGADPDDFLYPSCPAMLGLTDIPDIYKDGTFRSMVWLKTKEDGRKCEASIPRLPRGKYEAVSMAPLVYKHFEPDIVLIYCNPAQVMLLINSLQFENYEVMQFFCVGESSCSDVIARCYLTGKPSMTIPCYGERRYGHAQDDELVMAIPAGMMEKALFGMENLYRRGIRYPISFAGVESDIMAMLPPSYQNLEDLMKKLRGNDNRLLLGVTGGIAGGKTTVAKMLEELGAPIVDFDLIARQVVEPGKPAWKKIVEYFGKQVLQDNETLDRKKLSDIVFVDLEKRKKLESFTHPEIYDEFIEQVNQIASATPDPVIQVVVPLLIEVNLMYIFDKILVVHIPKEMQIERLAQRDGISAAEAANILKSQLPIDEKVRFADFKINNANSLEETEAQVKEIWNALKDIQQEQERT, from the coding sequence ATGGTAAAACAGGTGGACTGGGAAAAGCTGGTCCGAAGAATGGAACTGTTAATGAGGCTGAAGCATTTTCCAGTAGCCTTTAAAATGTTGAAAAAAAAGGAGGAACTTGAAAAAATTCCGTTTATGAGAAAACCGGGCAATAAAGTGACCCTGTGTCAGTTGGTCAGCCTCGTAAGAAGCTTTGACTGGACAGTGGGCGCTGATCCGGATGATTTTTTATATCCTTCATGTCCGGCCATGCTTGGTTTGACTGATATCCCGGATATATACAAGGACGGTACCTTCAGGAGTATGGTATGGCTTAAAACCAAAGAAGACGGTAGGAAATGTGAAGCATCCATACCGAGGCTGCCGCGTGGGAAATATGAAGCCGTTTCCATGGCACCACTTGTTTATAAGCACTTTGAACCTGATATTGTCCTTATTTACTGTAATCCGGCTCAAGTGATGCTTTTAATAAATTCTTTGCAGTTCGAAAATTATGAGGTCATGCAATTTTTTTGCGTAGGCGAATCCTCATGCTCCGATGTCATTGCAAGATGTTATTTGACAGGCAAGCCCTCCATGACAATTCCATGTTACGGGGAGCGGCGTTACGGGCATGCCCAGGATGATGAGCTGGTGATGGCTATTCCGGCCGGAATGATGGAAAAGGCCTTATTCGGCATGGAGAATCTCTATCGCCGGGGAATCCGCTATCCGATTAGTTTTGCAGGCGTTGAAAGTGATATTATGGCCATGTTGCCGCCCTCATATCAAAACCTGGAAGATTTAATGAAAAAACTGAGGGGCAATGACAACCGGCTTCTACTAGGCGTTACCGGCGGCATCGCCGGCGGAAAGACTACTGTTGCAAAAATGCTGGAGGAACTCGGCGCTCCGATAGTCGATTTTGATCTGATAGCAAGGCAAGTGGTTGAGCCCGGGAAACCTGCCTGGAAAAAGATAGTCGAATACTTCGGTAAACAGGTTCTACAGGATAATGAAACCCTGGATCGGAAGAAATTGTCGGATATTGTATTCGTAGATCTTGAAAAGAGAAAGAAGCTGGAGAGCTTTACCCATCCGGAGATTTATGACGAATTTATTGAACAGGTCAACCAAATAGCATCAGCTACCCCGGATCCGGTAATACAGGTTGTAGTTCCGCTTCTGATCGAGGTTAACCTTATGTATATCTTTGACAAGATCCTTGTTGTCCATATTCCCAAGGAAATGCAGATCGAACGTTTGGCGCAAAGAGACGGTATCAGCGCCGCAGAGGCGGCCAATATACTGAAATCTCAATTACCTATAGATGAAAAGGTTCGTTTTGCAGATTTCAAGATTAATAATGCAAATTCACTGGAAGAGACCGAAGCGCAGGTAAAGGAAATCTGGAACGCGCTAAAAGATATCCAACAAGAACAGGAGCGCACATGA